The Rhopalosiphum maidis isolate BTI-1 chromosome 4, ASM367621v3, whole genome shotgun sequence region tacttacaatttataatttaggtaataaattagaagataaagataaaatattacaactactGAAAGATGAAATCAAAGAATGTACCAAACCAAATCAGTCTCCagaaaataaaacagataatacattaattataaaaaaattaaatagagaCAAAATAGATTTGGAGATGAATTGTAATGAATTAAAGCAGCAAATAACAGAACttgataaaaaacataaagagCTTAATGGAAAAGtatgtaaattatgattaattataaactatcttTCAGGACTAtcaataatagttttgaaGTTGATACACGTATGGCCCAACTAATATCTTATGGTGTTCACATAAACAAAAATCCcacattaatttttgatcAACAATTTTCTTATAAGGTTATAGCTTTATATTATGCAGTAAGTATAAGTTTATTGGAATTGTggctaaactttttttttttgatttagatctatttaaacaaaatttaagtaatgttGCATACAGTTgtcctttttttataatctggGGAATAGTTACTGAATGCTCAACAAAAACGCTATTCTAATTTATCATAAGAAAATGTAACTcagtatttagattttataactttaatgtgaaaaaaattaccacaTAAATAGATAATCTGAAACATGTATAACTtgttacatacatacatttctacattacattttactatatgtattacaataatttctaACACAGAAAGTTTGACTTTTAAATCAATCAACTATTAAGCCTACTTtcagtatattaaatactggGTACTTTTctgataaactatttaaattatgactgtTATTGTGACTTATGTGGTTTCAACGTAAAAATGGTCATGATACAAaactatattctatttataatattaaaaagtcagCGTTTTTGCTTTTTAACAGTTTTCTTCCATTTGTACTGTTAGAAGATTTATTTTTGCCTAGACCAGACAGGTACTACAATAATTTAGGAGAACTTTTCATTCTCAGTAGTAAGGTATAAATTGgaggatataaaaataatgttaacttagattaaaaattaaaatatattatgcaagcACCAAAATAATACAGGCAGAATACTTTCAtagcaattaatttttgaagaactatattatatataaaaaaaaagagttgaataatcattaatgcattgacttataattaattagtaattacgattttatttgatatattattaaataataggaatattttaaagtattctatatttctatgtGTTTGAACAATAAGAACAATGAAAAAGAACTGCTGTACTATATAACGCTCTTGAGAATTTTGAATCAAAACATGATATAAACAgccctaaaataaaattaaagatcaaaaattaattcgagatttttgttttaaattctttgGTGAtgtactgatttttttttttttattagattttcttACCAAAATATACGATCAgacttattattgataaatatatatataatgttgcattatactaatactacattagtattatttagtgtttctgtataaaatgttgtaattttataactaatttattattatttttatttttagtttgaaacaaaaacttcagattataataatcttattttaatgtttgataatattgaaagtgaaaatatgatgttaaaaaacaacttaaaattatttgaagaaaCCATACAAGCAAAAGACAAAGAAATAActgtaagtttaaaaataacttgattctatacttttaaaaaagtattattgttattaatatttattattttttttaatattatttatttctatatgatAGAGTTTAGTAGGCcataagaaaaaatactactctaaaaatgtaattgtaagACTTACAATTAGGTACTTCTTTGGTTGGTAGTCatctcaaattataaatttcaaacactGTATATTGAATGaagtataatcataaaatattatgtttaaaatgtataacttttttaattttagtcttTAAAAGatgaattatgtaataaatcaattacaaataatccAACAAATATAAGTGGTCAGGAATCCAATTCTATGCcatcaaatacattatttaatgaattgagTTGTCTAAAATTAGAAGAAATAACACatgataaagaaaaatacagacataaatacaaatcaataaaaaaagaattatcaaatgtaagtatatcagtaaataatttttatgattattgtttttttgtataaaatcataacttatagtttatacatttaatattgcaACTGCTGCCTaattaatacagtaatattgtCATATCAATAACTCTCATAATGCTTCTTAATGATTTTGCTATTtcttaaatctataaaattactacGTGCTTTAATGTTCTacaccaataatataatacataataaaggaTACTGCAACGTAGGCATAAATATTAGGATAATGATCAccaatatattagaataatatcacacgtattaaaatactacaacgtagaaattaacaaataatgagAATAGGGTAGCCATCGTACCGAGACGATATTGCACTAGGcctaaaaacaacaattatataaaccgCACTAACTTAAATCCTCAGCACTGGGAGACACAccctaaaatgtattaacctAACCCAATtgcaagaatataatataaaaactataccgttatataattatattgacagtcatatttttaatcataatttgagTTCCGGGAAACTCAGATAACAGTTATGGCGATTGACCACCTATGTATGGGCAGAGCGTCACCGGACGTCATATTGGAAATAATCATTACACGTGCCTCCTGAAATGCGTAATAGCGTGAGAATGAATGATGCACTTAGAAATAGACCAGAAGGGACATAGGTAGTAAGTCGGGAGACACAGGCTATATAAGGGGGCCCTAGAGAGGACTCCGGCAGATATGATTTACCAGAGTTAGCGCAAGCACCTTCACGTCAGGTCTACATCAGAATTTAGTCATTTAGACttagaatattttcaattaaaacaataaacgacACTCTTGGTAATATTTCGACACAACCAGTTGTTGGTccactacaaaataataaaattaaatacacctAACATATTTTCTGGacactataacaatataaatttaattcatgtaGCACTAATTACCAATTTGTTGATGCTCAATTAAGAGGATGGTATACCAACATGTGTTGTTTCTatcttataaatgtacaactatacaaatttgtatgtattatcaaacttaaatttaaaaatattatcttatcatctaaaaactttttatttatattttaattttaaagtgaaataaatactctattttaatagaaaatataccaGTTCTGCACACCTTTACCTTTccattgaaaaatgttatcaataataataatatccacaAGATTGTCTAGTTGCTTTATTCATAAGACAAAAACGTTTTACCACCTAgcgtattaacttttaaaataaaacataatttagctACAAGCACGGCTctgataaatacaaaattgccATGTTGCTGCATTTGTAAcacccgaaaaaaaaaaatttatgcatccaacaaaaataaataaaactaaaataacaatatttgtttatttaaaatatatttccaatattttaatttatatcagcTACCATACTAATGAAAGAACAAGTATTACTAAAATGGTCtgcaaattaattatctaataactaatgtaataatatcacaattatatttattcttttaatgtttttctagACTGAAATACATGTTGAAGAATTGAATGagaagataattatattagaaaaaaagttgAATGATAATGAAACTCACAAGGATGAACTGATAGACCAATtctcaaacaaaataaaagaacTTCAAGAATgtcaaacgaaaaaaattaatttagaatcaaaaattaagCATCTTAAAGATACTATTAAAGACAATGAAAATCATATTGAATCACTGTGCTCTAAGTTGAATAAAAGAGAAAAACAGATAGAAACTTTGTCTGTTGAAATAGATTcggttaaaaaatcaaaaactatgATTGAACTAATTTTAAGCAAAACTAATACAGAAATTGAAGCAATACACGAAGAAcatgatgaaaaaataaaaaaactacaatcAGTAAtagaagaatataaaaattcagaaaaattatctcATCAAAACTATATTGACTTAgagaataatatgaaaaatgttgaaGATAACTTAGCGAATAAAgaacatattatcattttttatgaagaaaaaatGGCTGAAAATTACCATACTATTGGAACTCAAGAAGAACAATTGAAAACTATGTATCAAGAAAAGCTATTATTAGaatctcatttaaaaaatttaaaaatagaaatcgaaacacaacaaaaaaaattcagtgACAAAAATCATGAAATGGAAAActgtttagaatattatcttGATGAGTTGAAAGAtgtcaaaaatgaaaaaacaaaaatcgaagaaattttactttgtaaaaaaaatgaaatagaaCAACAACTAGACCTTATTAactatcaaaaatatgtaattaaaacattagaaTCAGAACAATGTAGCCAACagcttatcataaataatcttAATGAAGTTTTGCAACAAAAATCTTCtgaaaataaagatttaagtGCGAAAGTACAGGAatctacattaaatttaaataaattaaatgaacaaCTTAATGTAGCTCTGgctgataataatactttagaaACAAATTTGAAAGAAAATGAATTGCAAATGATAACTTTAAAAGAAGAATTTCAGTGTCAAATTAATGatatgaaaaatgaattagaaaatcaaaataatcaatgtataataaaaattgagaaattacAAGATActctagaaaaaaaacagaatgattttaatgatcaacttattatatgtaatcaaCTAACTGAAACCATTTCTCAGTTACAAGTAGAAAAATACGAATTAgaggaaaaattaaaatcaattggtCAAGATTTAAATCAAAAGCAGATACAATTTGAACAAACtattgaagaaaataataaattgaaacaaaCTGTTGATTATACTGAAAATCGATGTGttgatttaaaacataaattaaaagaattgaaaaacattttattaaaaaaagaagaagacattaaactattaaaagttGATATATCAGATAATTCAGATTCCAAAGAAAACTTACAGAAAGAAATTATTGAAGTACAGCAAGTTttgaacaaaacaaatattgagttagaaaataaaattcaactaTACAATGAGCAAAGAGaaacaattgtaaaattgAACTATGAAAAAGAGTGTCttagtgataaaataaaaattcttgaaGATTCTTTATCTcataatgaatacaaatttaatttatcggaAGGAAAATTATACGATTGTAGTAACACAATTgataatttggaaaaaaaaattaacgagatgaaaaatgaaaagtcATTTTTAGAATTAGAGTTAAATGAaactattactaaattatcaaATGCAAACCAAGATCTTGCACTGCAACTAGAaattaatgaaacaaatttattagaaactcaagaaaaattaattcttgaacaaaatgagttaaaaaaacaaatggaaaaatcaaatgaacaattaaaaacaatatctattttaaatgttgaaaaagaTAAGTTAGAAGAAGAAACCAATAAACTTCAAGAatgcttaaatataaatgataatactttaaaatcattacaagAAAAAGTTCTTATTTGTGAAAAACAATATGAAGAATTACAAacattgaatacaaatttagtATCTGAACTCAGTGAAAGCCAAttgaaattaatcaatttacacCAAGAGTCTAAGCAACAACTTGAGGATATGAATTTCAAGTACATTGAAGTACAAGAAAAACTAATTCTTGAACaaaatgagttaaaaaaacaaatggaaAAGTCaaatgaacaattaaaaacaatatctattttaaatgctGAAAGAGATAAGTTAGAAgaaaaaaccaataaacttcaaaaatgcttaaatataaatgatgatactttaaaatcattacaagAAAAAGTTCTTATTTGTGAAAAACAGTATGAAGAATTACAAacattgaatacaaatttagtATCTGACCTCAGTGAAAACCAAttgaaattaatcaatttacacCAAGAGTCTAAGCAACAACTTGAGGATAtgaatttcaaatacattGAAGTACAAGAAAAACTTATTCTTGAACaaaatgagttaaaaaaacaaatggaaaaatcaaatgaacaattaaaaacaatatctattttaaatgttgaaaaagaTAAGTTAGAAGAAGAAACCAATAAACTTCAAGAatgcttaaatataaatgatgatactttaaaatcattacaagaaaaaattcttatttgtGAAAAACAGTATGAAGAATTACAAacattgaatacaaatttagtATCTGAACTCAGTGAAAACCAAttgaaattaatcaatttagaCCAAGAATCTAAGCAACAACTTGAggaaatgaatataaaatatattgaagtacaagaaaaatgtaataagagaCAGATTGAACTTGATGAATACattactaaatataactaCCTCATGAAAACCATTACTAATTTAACCACAGAAAGAGatgatttgataaataaaactgaTGTGCTCGagaatactttattaaataaagatattgCTATTACAGCTAACCAAGAAAAATTACTTAAGTATGAAGAACTGAATGATAGAATAATAACTGAAAAGACTGTAATGGAAGTGGATTTAACTCAGCGTCTTGAAGAAATGGATACAAAATTAGCTGACTTACAAGAAGAGCTGCATATTGtgcatttaagtttaaaaactcAGGAAGAAGAAAATGATCAGCATTTAAAGACTATCTTTGTTTTGACTTCagataaagataatttaataaatgaaacaaaaacacTTAAAGACTGCTtattagaaaaagaaaaaactttaACATTAAATGATACAAAATTGATTGGGTTCGAAACACAATTGAATGAActacaaagtaaaaaaaaatacttagaagCAGAACTCAATGTTACTAAAGTACAATTAGATAACGttcaacaaaaactaaaagtgacaaataaaaaattacaagaaGTTGAAAAACAGCATAATAATTTGCAAGAAGAATTGGATATACAGCACAAATGTTCAATTGAACAATTAGAAAAAATCAATTCATTAACgagcgaaaaaaataattttgttaatgagACAAATAAGCTCAAAGAAAATTTAGCTCAAAATGAAATTGATTTAGAGTtaactcaaaataaattaaaggattatgatacacaaaataatgaacTAGAAAGTCgaaatacattgttattaacAGAATTGAATCAACTGAAATGTCAGTTGAATAACTTGCGTCAAGAATCCACTGAAGAAATCGAtaagatcaataaaaaaaatttggaagCTCAAGAACAATTTAGCCATAAGCAATCTGAAATGAATGAACAAATTAAACTAAAGAATGGCTTAATTAAAGATATCTACcagaaaataaatcatttaaaaaatatgaaagttgAATTGGAatcaatactaaaaaaagaaaaaaaaaattttgaaacttgtttgaattattcatttaaccatattaaaaacaatcccATAATAGATAATCATCATGATTCTTTAATCGAAGTTATAACTTCTGCGGATACATTTATTGAACAAAATGGTATTCAGCTAACTCAAGTTGAAAATTGTGATGAATACtctattattgaaaaagtgaaaaaaatatttgaagcattgaaaatgtttataatcagtttaaaatcaCAAGGAAATGAACAAGCAAttgattatactaaaaatgaatCTAATGAAGCTTATACTGAATTACTTGCTTTATCGAAAACGTATGTATttcagttaattaaatttactataaagcgaataaaaatatttaatttatttcagtcAACAAGCAACCATTAAAGAATTAGAAGCTGGAATTACAACATTAAAGTCAGAATGTAATTACAAAATGACAAAAGTGCAACAAAAAACTCAAGAGTATGTAACCtcagaatatgaaaaaaagtttgaaagaAAGCGAGAACAAAtggtaatgttaaaataaaattcatcaatgttaaatataaatattaaatacattattttatttttatttttttagaaacaatTTTGTAAAGATTTAGAGGCAAAAATTCATCaagattatgaatttaaactgTCAAAATACAAAGACAAAGTATGTTCTTTAAgctctttattaattttcattaacataaattaattgttttaaaacagaTAACCAAAgatgaaatacatattaaagaaCTTGGTCGTCAGCTATGGGAAGttagtgataaatatttaaggttacaACAAAAAGACAGAAGAGAATCAACTATGTCTTTACCACCATTTGAAATGTCAATGATATCTGAAAcagtaagtattttaaaaatccataaatcaagtataatgtatttaataattatttgtatgtacatttattttacagacAACTACTCTcccaaaatataattcttttaCATTGCCAAAGTCTAACTCAGTCGGTCAAATCaagtaagaataatatttttataataatatagtaaatataaatattttatatattcaattgttatcttataattttagatcacTAGTTGAAGAGAGCACTCGTCCTTACGATAATACTAAACGAAATGTGCCTGCAGGAATCGGTAAAAAATTCAGCTTATCGTCTGGTGCGTTACTAACAAAAatctaacattaaaatttttgcctaattaaaaaaatattacgttatataataataattaattaatactaattatttcaatattcataatataagcaAGGCCAAAACTCAGTGGTCTGTGGGACCCTCCctcctaatatattttttcaattacggCCTTGGGTATAAAAATagaacttatattaaatattttattcactatCTCAAAActgatcatttttaaataatatcatttaaaattataatctataatcattaaaaaatgcttttaaactaataacaaaattaattaacaaaacaatttaagttatataacttTGAATTTGAACACtggatttgtataatatattaattttattatagaaaatgaaGTGATAAAACTGCTTTGCTACtctctaatttattaatattcctattgaacaaaattagtttaatatataaactatttcttCATGAactgaaataaattgtaactaaaaataatgctttgattaATAGTATTGGTTTACTTGTTATAACTGTTGCTTAATATGCCTTAttcataaactaaatattatattttatctcatATCAATCATTTTGTACAATATGCAAAAGATTCAAATTGtggagtttattatatattatcaacatcacaaaatatttatggaaaaaaaataagtaaacagTTAATTTTCTGTTGAAATTtaactactatttttttaaattaaattacttttcaattgattaatttactagtattatgtaaaatatcttctctatgtatatttatacaaatttgatcatttttttaaaattcatgttttaatttagttgagaacttattattttttcgttcttgctctcattttatttaatttaacatttaagaaCAAAAcgtgaacatatttttaatttgattagttAAATCtgtgaattattatcatagttcttgattattgttatttatgaataataaatatatttatcagtttttatactagcagaatatttaaatatatttttgataaaaatcatttaatttaatatatatcaaagtACTTACAGTTAatgagatataataatataattttgtatatcaaTGGACAAAgaccataataaatataatatcctctataattttatcaaaagttaaaatttatacatacattatacacgtacaatttttaaacgattattttgtaaatttttttttttcaaataaaaactattatatgtaattatgtaaaaatagaagttacataatactaaaaaaaaaatataaatcagctGGTCTTCCAACTGATCTTTTGTCATATAGTCTCAATCATTGAAATTTAGGAAAAAActtatattcttttaattttgccaaaggtaaaatatttccaaaagaAGAAGATGAGGAAGGTGAAATGTTCAACCACTCGTGTCTTTCAGATCTAAAACAAGGTAAAGTAAGACTCAATGATGATAAAAAACAACACAATGAAAGACTGTCAGAACTACAAGCCCGCAACTCGCTT contains the following coding sequences:
- the LOC113555895 gene encoding putative leucine-rich repeat-containing protein DDB_G0290503 isoform X4; the protein is MDNFESTFLRWICLFDEFKDNEYSNIKNLVSSTSFKQFVDNVFCLKCSSTLSTENTQVYNTIKVNYCEFEVQKNEELYNEENSIYTCVVVLLHALLKCTNDKYRNQLSERMDNEEQELLANFLKATQSLMFTKQNISEALMLISDSKHTSINNLEICSNNNTPIRSKSMRRSYLQEFCESPKSQCLINQEKEKYITKLTEDYKNECEENYKLAENVKYLKDLNTKLSNKLEDKDKILQLLKDEIKECTKPNQSPENKTDNTLIIKKLNRDKIDLEMNCNELKQQITELDKKHKELNGKFETKTSDYNNLILMFDNIESENMMLKNNLKLFEETIQAKDKEITSLKDELCNKSITNNPTNISGQESNSMPSNTLFNELSCLKLEEITHDKEKYRHKYKSIKKELSNTEIHVEELNEKIIILEKKLNDNETHKDELIDQFSNKIKELQECQTKKINLESKIKHLKDTIKDNENHIESLCSKLNKREKQIETLSVEIDSVKKSKTMIELILSKTNTEIEAIHEEHDEKIKKLQSVIEEYKNSEKLSHQNYIDLENNMKNVEDNLANKEHIIIFYEEKMAENYHTIGTQEEQLKTMYQEKLLLESHLKNLKIEIETQQKKFSDKNHEMENCLEYYLDELKDVKNEKTKIEEILLCKKNEIEQQLDLINYQKYVIKTLESEQCSQQLIINNLNEVLQQKSSENKDLSAKVQESTLNLNKLNEQLNVALADNNTLETNLKENELQMITLKEEFQCQINDMKNELENQNNQCIIKIEKLQDTLEKKQNDFNDQLIICNQLTETISQLQVEKYELEEKLKSIGQDLNQKQIQFEQTIEENNKLKQTVDYTENRCVDLKHKLKELKNILLKKEEDIKLLKVDISDNSDSKENLQKEIIEVQQVLNKTNIELENKIQLYNEQRETIVKLNYEKECLSDKIKILEDSLSHNEYKFNLSEGKLYDCSNTIDNLEKKINEMKNEKSFLELELNETITKLSNANQDLALQLEINETNLLETQEKLILEQNELKKQMEKSNEQLKTISILNVEKDKLEEETNKLQECLNINDDTLKSLQEKILICEKQYEELQTLNTNLVSELSENQLKLINLDQESKQQLEEMNIKYIEVQEKCNKRQIELDEYITKYNYLMKTITNLTTERDDLINKTDVLENTLLNKDIAITANQEKLLKYEELNDRIITEKTVMEVDLTQRLEEMDTKLADLQEELHIVHLSLKTQEEENDQHLKTIFVLTSDKDNLINETKTLKDCLLEKEKTLTLNDTKLIGFETQLNELQSKKKYLEAELNVTKVQLDNVQQKLKVTNKKLQEVEKQHNNLQEELDIQHKCSIEQLEKINSLTSEKNNFVNETNKLKENLAQNEIDLELTQNKLKDYDTQNNELESRNTLLLTELNQLKCQLNNLRQESTEEIDKINKKNLEAQEQFSHKQSEMNEQIKLKNGLIKDIYQKINHLKNMKVELESILKKEKKNFETCLNYSFNHIKNNPIIDNHHDSLIEVITSADTFIEQNGIQLTQVENCDEYSIIEKVKKIFEALKMFIISLKSQGNEQAIDYTKNESNEAYTELLALSKTQQATIKELEAGITTLKSECNYKMTKVQQKTQEYVTSEYEKKFERKREQMKQFCKDLEAKIHQDYEFKLSKYKDKITKDEIHIKELGRQLWEVSDKYLRLQQKDRRESTMSLPPFEMSMISETTTTLPKYNSFTLPKSNSVGQIKSLVEESTRPYDNTKRNVPAGIGKKFSLSSGKIFPKEEDEEGEMFNHSCLSDLKQGKVRLNDDKKQHNERLSELQARNSLCPPHLRSCYAAETNFLPNTSLVTEEDIKTTANFSDYETENLIPNDRTKKKDRNQTSYKKPGPPTPSKNGGRVSLTSNQKTTLKESKETNTNKRRASSTPNKLFSLFMSKKN
- the LOC113555895 gene encoding putative leucine-rich repeat-containing protein DDB_G0290503 isoform X3 — encoded protein: MDNFESTFLRWICLFDEFKDNEYSNIKNLVSSTSFKQFVDNVFCLKCSSTLSTENTQVYNTIKVNYCEFEVQKNEELYNEENSIYTCVVVLLHALLKCTNDKYRNQLSERMDNEEQELLANFLKATQSLMFTKQNISEALMLISDSKHTSINNLEICSNNNTPIRSKSMRRSYLQEFCESPKSQCLINQEKEKYITKLTEDYKNECEENYKLAENVKYLKDLNTKLSNKLEDKDKILQLLKDEIKECTKPNQSPENKTDNTLIIKKLNRDKIDLEMNCNELKQQITELDKKHKELNGKFETKTSDYNNLILMFDNIESENMMLKNNLKLFEETIQAKDKEITSLKDELCNKSITNNPTNISGQESNSMPSNTLFNELSCLKLEEITHDKEKYRHKYKSIKKELSNTEIHVEELNEKIIILEKKLNDNETHKDELIDQFSNKIKELQECQTKKINLESKIKHLKDTIKDNENHIESLCSKLNKREKQIETLSVEIDSVKKSKTMIELILSKTNTEIEAIHEEHDEKIKKLQSVIEEYKNSEKLSHQNYIDLENNMKNVEDNLANKEHIIIFYEEKMAENYHTIGTQEEQLKTMYQEKLLLESHLKNLKIEIETQQKKFSDKNHEMENCLEYYLDELKDVKNEKTKIEEILLCKKNEIEQQLDLINYQKYVIKTLESEQCSQQLIINNLNEVLQQKSSENKDLSAKVQESTLNLNKLNEQLNVALADNNTLETNLKENELQMITLKEEFQCQINDMKNELENQNNQCIIKIEKLQDTLEKKQNDFNDQLIICNQLTETISQLQVEKYELEEKLKSIGQDLNQKQIQFEQTIEENNKLKQTVDYTENRCVDLKHKLKELKNILLKKEEDIKLLKVDISDNSDSKENLQKEIIEVQQVLNKTNIELENKIQLYNEQRETIVKLNYEKECLSDKIKILEDSLSHNEYKFNLSEGKLYDCSNTIDNLEKKINEMKNEKSFLELELNETITKLSNANQDLALQLEINETNLLETQEKLILEQNELKKQMEKSNEQLKTISILNVEKDKLEEETNKLQECLNINDDTLKSLQEKILICEKQYEELQTLNTNLVSELSENQLKLINLDQESKQQLEEMNIKYIEVQEKCNKRQIELDEYITKYNYLMKTITNLTTERDDLINKTDVLENTLLNKDIAITANQEKLLKYEELNDRIITEKTVMEVDLTQRLEEMDTKLADLQEELHIVHLSLKTQEEENDQHLKTIFVLTSDKDNLINETKTLKDCLLEKEKTLTLNDTKLIGFETQLNELQSKKKYLEAELNVTKVQLDNVQQKLKVTNKKLQEVEKQHNNLQEELDIQHKCSIEQLEKINSLTSEKNNFVNETNKLKENLAQNEIDLELTQNKLKDYDTQNNELESRNTLLLTELNQLKCQLNNLRQESTEEIDKINKKNLEAQEQFSHKQSEMNEQIKLKNGLIKDIYQKINHLKNMKVELESILKKEKKNFETCLNYSFNHIKNNPIIDNHHDSLIEVITSADTFIEQNGIQLTQVENCDEYSIIEKVKKIFEALKMFIISLKSQGNEQAIDYTKNESNEAYTELLALSKTQQATIKELEAGITTLKSECNYKMTKVQQKTQEYVTSEYEKKFERKREQMKQFCKDLEAKIHQDYEFKLSKYKDKITKDEIHIKELGRQLWEVSDKYLRLQQKDRRESTMSLPPFEMSMISETTTTLPKYNSFTLPKSNSVGQIKSLVEESTRPYDNTKRNVPAGIGKKFSLSSGKIFPKEEDEEGEMFNHSCLSDLKQGKVRLNDDKKQHNERLSELQARNSLCPPHLRSCYAAETNFLPNTSLVTEEDIKTTANFSDYETENLIPNDRTKKKDRNQTSYKKPGPPTPSKNGGRVSLTSNQKTTLKESKETNTNKRRASSTPNKLFSLFMSKKN